A stretch of DNA from Gammaproteobacteria bacterium:
GTCAGCTTGCCAGATGTGCTGAACCGTACCGAGGACTTCGCCGCCAAGCAGGGCGCTTCTTGCTCGCAGGCGGCGGGCGCCTGACTCTATTCCCACTAGTTTTGTATGGTATGTAACGGGAAAAGATCACATTTCTTATGATTACCTCTTAAGCAAGTACATTTTCCGGTCGAATCCATAGCTAGATAAATGGTTTTGATTGAGGCGGAAAATGTCCTTTGTCCTGAGTCGTCCTGGTTTGCAGGTTGCCTTTGCTACCTTCTTGGTATTGATCTATTCCTGCCCCTGTTTTTCCCAATTATTGGATACGAATAATGCGATTGAGACGAATTCGTCGCAAAGTCGCAACAAGACCGATTGGCAAGACTGGGGAGAGGTCGTTGTCGGCGGGCTTTTTGCAGTAGGAATGGCGACCCGGTTTGACGAGAATGTGCGCAGCGAGATGCAGGGGAATGACGACGTGCGTTCCCAGCCCATTGCCAGCATCGGCAACCAGTGGGCTGAAATCGGTGGTGTGGGGGTTGCCTCTGCACTGGTGGGGGTAGGCTGGTACAGCGATGACAAGCGTTGGCTGCACACGGGTAAAACCATGGTCTGGTCATCGGCGGTAGGGGCAACGGCAGCGCGGGCGGGTAAATATGCCGGCGGACGTCTGCGCCCCTATCAGAGTGAGGGTTCGGATCACTGGTTTGATGGTCGGGGTGAATCGTTTCCGTCTGGCCATACGACTCAGGCGTTTGCTTTGTCTGTGGCCTACGCCGAAAGCGTTCCCAACCCCAGTTGGCAACGCCGGACCTTGGCGTACTCGTTAGCGGTGTCGACTGCCTATGCGAGGATGTATGACAACAAGCACTGGCTGTCGGACACGGTCGCAGGGGCCATTGTAGGTTCCCTGTCTGCGTTGGCGGTCATTAAATACGATTTGGCAGAAAAGGGTTTGCAGGTGCTGGTTTCTCCCGGTGCAGGCGGGGAAATTGGAGTAAGCGCCACCAAAACTTGGTAGTCCGGTATGTTGAAATGCGTGCCGGGCAAGTGGACGGACGCAACAACATAGTTTGATTTCATACATGCGACTACTGACACATTTACTCATTTCACTACCATTGGTTTTCTCCGCTTTGTCGGCAAACGTTGTTGCCGACGAATCCAGTTCCCTGGATTTGGAATACGATGTGTCTCAGGATACGTCGCTGGTGTACGAGCGTCCCACGTTGACCGGATGGATGACCCGAGCGCCTGACAATCTCAAGGCATTTGGACGTGAACTCATCGACAAGGATAATCTGGACGAGCTGGGCATCATTGCTGCCAGCACGGCGGTGCTGATTCGCTACGATGAAGATATCTTGTTGGCCTCCCAGCGCCTGGGACGTAAGGCCGGTTTGATTTCTGATACCAAAACCGGACGTGAGATTAGCTATGTGTTTAAAACCGATGTGAAGGGGATTGATCTTCCCATTTATTACCCTGCCAATACCAATTCAGCGCTGTACTACATTGGTGATGGTTATACCCAGCTGGCGATTTCCACCGGCATGGTAAGCTACGGACTGTGGGCGAATGACGTGCGTGCGCTGAGTACGGTGAGCCAAAACGTCGAAAGTCTGTTTCTAACGGGCATTGTGGTGCAGATCCTCAAGCGTTCCACTGGCAGGGAGGCGCCGTTCGTGCGCGATGGTGAGGGTGGCAAGTGGCGATTCTTCCCCAGCATGGATGAATACAATTACAACACCCCCAACTATGACGCCTTCCCCTCAGGTCACGTAGCCACGGTGGTGGCGAGTACCGAAGTGTTTGCCGCGAATTATCCCGAGTACGGCTTGATTCGCCCCACGGGCTACATTCTGTCGGGTTTGTTGGCGTTCGGCATGCTCAACAATGGTGTGCATTGGGCGGGCGATTATCCGGTGGGGATAGCGATTGGTTACACGTCGGCAAAAATTGTTACCTCGCGCACCATCAAGCGCAAAAAACGCATCAAGTCAGAGAATCTGAATTCCAACGTGCCCAGTTGGCATGTGATGCCGGCGGTGTTGGACGACTCGCCGGGGGTGGCACTGCACTACGTGTTCTAGGTCGGTGGCGGCGCGTAGACGCCGCCCAGAATGCTAGCCCGAGTGGCTCCAGTGACTTCCCGCAAACTGCCGGTCTGCAGCTCCATGCGCTGTTTGGCCAGCCAGGCGAAACACATTCCTTCCATAAAATCCGGATCAATCCCGGCCGAGGCGGTGCTGACCACCCTGGCGGGCGTTAGCTGCTGCAAGCGCCGGATCAAATCGCGGTTATGCCAGCCGCCGCCACAGACCAGAATTTCATCGCAGTCGGGCATGGCCTGGCGAATGTGCAGCTCAATGCTTTGTGCGGTCAGTTGCGCCAGGGTGGCCTGGACATCCTGAGGCGCGAATTCTGTATCGCAGGCGCGAAGTTGTTGCTGAATCCAGGCCAGGTTGAAATGCTCGCGCCCGGTGCTCTTGGGGGCGGGGGCGTGAAAGTAGTTATCGGCAAGGAACCGTTGCAGCAATTGTGGCTGAACCATGCCGCTGGCGGCCCAGCGGCCATCGGCATCGTAATTTTTCTGCTGATGAAGCTTTATCCAGCTGTTGAGCAAGCCATTGCCCGGTCCGGTGTCAAAGCCCACTACGGGCTGCTGTGGGTCTGCCGGTAACAGCGTGATATTGGCAATGCCGCCAATGTTGAGCGCAACTCGATTGGTGTGCGGGTCATGCAGCACCTGACGGTGAAAGGCAGGCACCAGCGGTGCACCCTGTCCACCGGCGGCCATATCGGCGCGGCGGAAGTCGGCGACGGTGGTGATGCCCGTCAGGTAGGCCAGGGTATTGGGGTCGCCCATCTGCAGGGTGAAGCGGGTAGCGCCGATGGGCTGGTGGCGCACGGTCTGGCCGTGGCTGCCAATGGCGCGCACGGTGCGAGGATCGATTTTGCCATCCCGCAACGCCTGATTGACGCAGGCGGCAAAATGCTGGCCCAGACGCACATCCAGTTCGCCCAGTCGTTGAATTTCATTGTTGCCTGGAGTGCACAGGTCGGTAACTTGCTGTTGCAGCTCGCCTTGCCATGGGTAGGTGTGGCCGAACAACAACTGAGGACGCGAAGAGGAAAAGTCGACGATGGTGACGTCGACCCCATCCAGGCTGGTGCCTGACATGAGGCCGACATAAATCTTGCCAGTGTTGCTCATTAATCCGATGACAACTGAGCCAGGTTGATGTTGTTGGCCAGAGCCAGCTGAGCAATCCAGGAGCGGGTAGCCAGTTCAAAATCGATACGATATTTTTGAGCAACTGGCTTGGCTTGTGGCAGGCTGACGGTCAGCGGGTTGCGATGAACGCCACCTACACGGAATTCATAGTGCAGATGCGGTCCGGTGGCGCGACCGGTGCTGCCTACGAAACCGATGGTCTCGCCTTGTTTAACGCGGTAGCCATCGCGCAGTTTGCGTGAGTAGGAATTCAGGTGGCCATACAGTGTGGTGTAGCCGTTGCCGTGATCAATAACGATAACTTTGCCGTAACCGCCCTTGATGCCGCGGAAGACGACTTTGCCATCACCAGATGACTTGACCGGGGTGCCCACGGGGGCCGCGTAATCCACGCCCTTGTGAGCGCGAACGGTGTTCAAAATAGGATGGTGACGCATGCCAAAGCGAGAGCTGACGCGACCGATGTCCAGCGGAGTCCGCAGGAAGGCTTTGCGCATGCTCTTGCCATCGGGGGTGTAGTAATTGGCATTGCCTTCAGGGTCTACATAGCGCACGGCCTGATAGGTTTGGCCCTGATTGACGAACTCGGCGGCGAGAATGTTGCCGTCACCGACGCGTTTGCCGTCGAGGAACAGTTCTTCAAACACGACCACAAAGCGGTCGCCGCTACGAATATCCAACGCAAAGTCGATGTCCCAACCGAAAATGTGGGCCAAGTCCATGGTCAGGCTGTCGGACAGGCCGGATTCTCTGCCGGCTTCGAACAGGGATGAATTGATCACGCCACGGGCGTAAGTAGCGCGGCGCTGATACTGACGCTGGTCGTGGTCGAACAGAAACATCTCGCCTTCGCGCTTGGCGATAATCGAGTCAGTTTCGTTTTGTTTGAACACCAATTCCTGCAGGTCACCGTTTTCATTGGTGCGCAGCTTTAGCTCCTGACCTGGATTTAGACGGGTCAGTGAGGATTTAATTTTTTTGTCTTGTGACAACATGGCGCTGAGCTGGGTAGCGCTAACGCCGGCACGATCAAAAATGCTGGCCAGGGTATCGCCATTTTTCACCACAAACGTTTGCCACTGGTGTTCCTGGTCGGCAGCAGGTAGCTGGCTGTTGGCCTGATCAAGATCATGGGGCAGTGACAAGCTGACTTGGTAACGATCATCGCCTGACAGGCTGGGCGATACGGCGCTTTCGGTGGTGGCGCTTAAACCGAAAAACGCGAGCGCGGAAACGGTAACGATGACTGCTGCGAACGCATGACCTGGTTTTACCCTGCTTTTTGGGGAGTGGGCAGTGTCATTGGTTTGATTCAATTCGGGTACTCGTTTCATACAATTTTTTTTCCGATCTGGCGGGTGGCACGACTAAGTGCACATAAAGCACTTCCCTCAATTTGCTTATCGTCGTCAGCCGAGGTTTTTAAATAACGAGTAAAAAAATTTTTTCTATTTGTACCCGATTGTGACAAAAGTCACAAGCGCTTGAGGTACGTGGTCACTATTAGACTCAAGTTCTGGTGTTTGTTCATCGGTCTGGGAAAAATTATTGTCGGGCAGCGACGAAGTTTTTGTCTCAACCATCTCGATGGCTATCGGGAGATCTGGTTCTGGCAGCTCAATATCGGTTTCTGGTGTTGGAACTGCCAATGGCAAATCGGTTTCCTCGGGCATGAAAGGGATGGCGATAGGGACGAAAGCGGTCGTTTGGTTGACGGCTTGTAGCAGCTGCGTTTCCGGTTCGACGGTTTTGCTCGAGTGCACCAGCGTGAGGCGGCCGAGGGGTGCCTCACGCTGGGAGAGAACCAGGTCATCCTCGCTCTGGATTTCGGCGGCGGACAGGTCGCAAGGATGGCAGCAGATGCGGTTGCGTCCCTGGGTTTTGGCTGAATACAGAGCCTGGTCTGCCTGGTCGATTAAGTCGTGGCTGTGCATGCTGGCCGAGTCGAACTGACTGACACCAAAACTGGCCGTTAGCTGGAAACTGTGTGGCGGATGCTCAATCTGCAGGGTGTGCAGCGATTGCTGTAATCGCTGGGCCAACTGCTCTGCGCCGGCCAGATCGGTATTGGGCAGAATGATGGCGAACTCTTCGCCGCCGTAGCGGGCAAAAACATCCGAGGTGCGCAATTGTGTTTGCATTTGTCGGGTGCAGGCGACCAGTGCGGTGTCGCCGGCCAGATGGCCGTATTGATCGTTGATGGCCTTGAAGTGATCAAGGTCCAGCATGATCAGTGACAACGGTGACTGATGGCGTTTGCTGCGGCTGGTTTCGCGTACCAGCATGTCTTCCAGATGGCGACGGTTAAAGGTGTGAGTCAGTGCGTCGCGGTGACTGGTTTCCTCCAGATTATGGATGGACTGCAGCAGGGTTTCCTGATGTACGCTGGTCCGGGTTACATCAAAGATGGCGATGCACACGAAGTCGGTGCGGCCCTGGGCATTTTTCAGCGGCATAAAGGTGCAGTTCTGTCGCATATACTCGAGTTTGGTGGTGATGGGGCGGGTGTGACTGAACTTGAACAAATACGGGCGTTCTTCCCAGTTGGTGAAGCTGTAGTTTTTCAGAATGAAGACATTGTGCAGTTTTTGTAATAGCCACTGCTTGGGTATTTCGGGAAAAAAATTGAACAATTCCTGGCCAGCGATGGTGTCGGCACTGACACCACTGTAGCTTTGCATGAATTTATTCCACAGCACGACCCGGGCCTTGCGGTCGAGCACCACCAGTCCGACATTGAGATTGTCGACAATACTGCTGAGCAGCGGATGCTGGCTGAGGTCGAACGGGGTGTTCATGTCAGTACTGGGCCATAAATTTCTCGATGTCAGTTTGCAGATTGGCCAGGCTTTCTGAAGTCAGCAAAATGAGCAGGTGGCTTTTAAAGGTTTTGTGTTCCAACGCAAAATTGACCTCGGTGAGCAGTGCTTGTTGCCAGTGGCTAGGGGCGTGGGCAAACAATCGGTCTTTGTGCACGTTTTCGGCCAGGACGCCGGGGTGGTTGTAATGCAGTTCCACGCCCAGTACCTCGGCAATGCCGTTGAGGCAGGCGCCGCTCAAAATATTGCCGATATCCAGTTGCAGTTCGGTGTGGGAGTATTTGTTGTCCTGCTGTGAGTAACCCAACAGTGCGGCCACCTCGTCACAGCTGCTTTGGTTGAAGATGGTGATGGTCTCGCCCTTCCAGCGACCGAAGAAGCTTTGGTGAATGGCGACCAGCTTGTCATCCAGACCGATCAATCCGCTGGCGGTGGGGATGAAATCCTGGGCGCTGACCATTTGTACGCGGGGGATGGACAGTTCGACAAAGGTTCCCAGTACACGGGCTAGTGCGTAGCCTGCTCGCCCCATACCGATATTGGTGATTTCCTGGAAAGCGTCGCGCAGTTCAGCGGATAGTGTGGTTTGGTCATTCATAGATAACCGTAGTCAATAAGGATGGAGACCAGCTTGGGGGTGGATACGGGTTTTTTGATGAACGCAATGGCGCCCAGTTCGCGCACGCGCTTTTCCGCTACGGGTTGAATGTCGGCGCTGACGACAATAACGTCGGCTTCCAGTCCCAGTTGGTTCATGGCTTCCAGGGCTTCAAAACCGTTCATGACTGGCATGGTCAGGTCGAGGAAAATGACCTCGGGCGCCAGCTTTTTATATAGCTCGACCGCCTCTTTGCCGTCTGAGGCTTCGGTAATGTCCACTTCCCAGTCGGCGGGCAGTGATTGGATCAACATTTTTCGGGATAACACCGAGTCGTCCACGACTAAAACCTTGGTCGCCATAAGCGAGTCTTCTCCGGTAAAATAGCTGCCTTTCAAAAAAGCATAATGATCATCCCACGCATATCAACATCTTATGCGGCTATTTTGGGGGGTATTTCCGTATACTCCACCATGTCGGCTGTTCTGTGGCCGGGCTTTAGTCGGGCGTGGCGTTTTTTCTTGGGTTAATTGTTTGAAGCTAAAGAGGTTTTGGCATGGTTGCAGTAGATGAGGCATTGGCGCTGATCAAACGGGGTACAGAAGAAATCCTGCTGGAAGAGGATTTGCTGAAGCGCCTGAAAGAAGGTAAGCCTCTGCGCATCAAGGCAGGATTTGATCCGACCGCGCCCGATCTGCATCTGGGGCACACGGTGATTATCAACAAGTTGCGCCAGTTTCAGGACCTTGGCCATGAGGTAATGTTCCTGATCGGAGACTTCACCGGCATGATCGGTGATCCCACTGGCAAAAGCGTTACCCGTCCGCCCCTGACCCGTGACGAGGTGATCGACAACGCCAAAACCTACGAACAGCAGATTTTCAAAATTCTGGACCCGACCAAGACTCTAGTGATGTTCAACTCCAGCTGGATGAACGAGATGGGTAGTGCGGACATGATCAAGCTGGCGGGTAAATACACCGTGGCTCGTATGCTGGAGCGCGATGACTTCTCCAAACGATACAAATCAGGACAACCCATTGCGTTGCACGAGTTCCTCTACCCGCTGGTTCAAGGTTATGACTCGGTGGCGATGCGGGCGGATGTTGAGTTGGGCGGAACTGACCAGAAGTTCAATTTGCTGGTAGGTCGTCAATTGCAGGAAGCCTATGGGCAGCGCCCGCAAGTGGTGATTACCTTGCCGTTGCTGGAAGGGCTGGATGGCGTACAGAAAATGTCCAAGTCGCTGGGTAACTATATAGGTATCGCCGATGCGCCAGAGGAGATGTTCGGTAAGGTCATGTCTATCTCTGATGATCTGATGTGGCGCTACTTTGAATTGCTCAGCTTCCGCCCCATGAGCGAGATTGAAGGTTTCAAGCGAGAAATCGCCGAAGGCAAGAACCCGCGCGACATCAAGTTCCTGCTGGGTAAAGAAATTGTGGCGCGTTTCCATGGCGAGGCCGCTGGCGAAGCGGCGCAGCAGGCGTTCATAGATCGTTTCCAGAAAGGAG
This window harbors:
- a CDS encoding phosphatase PAP2 family protein, whose translation is MSFVLSRPGLQVAFATFLVLIYSCPCFSQLLDTNNAIETNSSQSRNKTDWQDWGEVVVGGLFAVGMATRFDENVRSEMQGNDDVRSQPIASIGNQWAEIGGVGVASALVGVGWYSDDKRWLHTGKTMVWSSAVGATAARAGKYAGGRLRPYQSEGSDHWFDGRGESFPSGHTTQAFALSVAYAESVPNPSWQRRTLAYSLAVSTAYARMYDNKHWLSDTVAGAIVGSLSALAVIKYDLAEKGLQVLVSPGAGGEIGVSATKTW
- a CDS encoding peptidoglycan DD-metalloendopeptidase family protein, which gives rise to MKRVPELNQTNDTAHSPKSRVKPGHAFAAVIVTVSALAFFGLSATTESAVSPSLSGDDRYQVSLSLPHDLDQANSQLPAADQEHQWQTFVVKNGDTLASIFDRAGVSATQLSAMLSQDKKIKSSLTRLNPGQELKLRTNENGDLQELVFKQNETDSIIAKREGEMFLFDHDQRQYQRRATYARGVINSSLFEAGRESGLSDSLTMDLAHIFGWDIDFALDIRSGDRFVVVFEELFLDGKRVGDGNILAAEFVNQGQTYQAVRYVDPEGNANYYTPDGKSMRKAFLRTPLDIGRVSSRFGMRHHPILNTVRAHKGVDYAAPVGTPVKSSGDGKVVFRGIKGGYGKVIVIDHGNGYTTLYGHLNSYSRKLRDGYRVKQGETIGFVGSTGRATGPHLHYEFRVGGVHRNPLTVSLPQAKPVAQKYRIDFELATRSWIAQLALANNINLAQLSSD
- a CDS encoding phosphatase PAP2 family protein, coding for MSANVVADESSSLDLEYDVSQDTSLVYERPTLTGWMTRAPDNLKAFGRELIDKDNLDELGIIAASTAVLIRYDEDILLASQRLGRKAGLISDTKTGREISYVFKTDVKGIDLPIYYPANTNSALYYIGDGYTQLAISTGMVSYGLWANDVRALSTVSQNVESLFLTGIVVQILKRSTGREAPFVRDGEGGKWRFFPSMDEYNYNTPNYDAFPSGHVATVVASTEVFAANYPEYGLIRPTGYILSGLLAFGMLNNGVHWAGDYPVGIAIGYTSAKIVTSRTIKRKKRIKSENLNSNVPSWHVMPAVLDDSPGVALHYVF
- the tyrS gene encoding tyrosine--tRNA ligase, yielding MVAVDEALALIKRGTEEILLEEDLLKRLKEGKPLRIKAGFDPTAPDLHLGHTVIINKLRQFQDLGHEVMFLIGDFTGMIGDPTGKSVTRPPLTRDEVIDNAKTYEQQIFKILDPTKTLVMFNSSWMNEMGSADMIKLAGKYTVARMLERDDFSKRYKSGQPIALHEFLYPLVQGYDSVAMRADVELGGTDQKFNLLVGRQLQEAYGQRPQVVITLPLLEGLDGVQKMSKSLGNYIGIADAPEEMFGKVMSISDDLMWRYFELLSFRPMSEIEGFKREIAEGKNPRDIKFLLGKEIVARFHGEAAGEAAQQAFIDRFQKGAMPDEMPEFIVKAEGAGVALANLLKEAELTSSTSEAMRMLKQGAVKMDGNKVDDPKQEIAPGTYVFQVGKRKFARVTVQ
- a CDS encoding diguanylate cyclase, which produces MNTPFDLSQHPLLSSIVDNLNVGLVVLDRKARVVLWNKFMQSYSGVSADTIAGQELFNFFPEIPKQWLLQKLHNVFILKNYSFTNWEERPYLFKFSHTRPITTKLEYMRQNCTFMPLKNAQGRTDFVCIAIFDVTRTSVHQETLLQSIHNLEETSHRDALTHTFNRRHLEDMLVRETSRSKRHQSPLSLIMLDLDHFKAINDQYGHLAGDTALVACTRQMQTQLRTSDVFARYGGEEFAIILPNTDLAGAEQLAQRLQQSLHTLQIEHPPHSFQLTASFGVSQFDSASMHSHDLIDQADQALYSAKTQGRNRICCHPCDLSAAEIQSEDDLVLSQREAPLGRLTLVHSSKTVEPETQLLQAVNQTTAFVPIAIPFMPEETDLPLAVPTPETDIELPEPDLPIAIEMVETKTSSLPDNNFSQTDEQTPELESNSDHVPQALVTFVTIGYK
- a CDS encoding response regulator; amino-acid sequence: MATKVLVVDDSVLSRKMLIQSLPADWEVDITEASDGKEAVELYKKLAPEVIFLDLTMPVMNGFEALEAMNQLGLEADVIVVSADIQPVAEKRVRELGAIAFIKKPVSTPKLVSILIDYGYL
- a CDS encoding anhydro-N-acetylmuramic acid kinase, with the translated sequence MSNTGKIYVGLMSGTSLDGVDVTIVDFSSSRPQLLFGHTYPWQGELQQQVTDLCTPGNNEIQRLGELDVRLGQHFAACVNQALRDGKIDPRTVRAIGSHGQTVRHQPIGATRFTLQMGDPNTLAYLTGITTVADFRRADMAAGGQGAPLVPAFHRQVLHDPHTNRVALNIGGIANITLLPADPQQPVVGFDTGPGNGLLNSWIKLHQQKNYDADGRWAASGMVQPQLLQRFLADNYFHAPAPKSTGREHFNLAWIQQQLRACDTEFAPQDVQATLAQLTAQSIELHIRQAMPDCDEILVCGGGWHNRDLIRRLQQLTPARVVSTASAGIDPDFMEGMCFAWLAKQRMELQTGSLREVTGATRASILGGVYAPPPT